AGGGAAGGCCGATATAGACCTCCTATCGGGGGTCAAGACCCTCCACTTTGCGTCGAGGTGCCTAGGGCGAGATCTACTCGGGGCCGGGGACGCAGTACACCCCCGAGATGGTCGCGCTGTTGTTTCCCTCGACGCATTCGGTGTTCTCCCCCGATCCGGTCCCGTCGTCATCGGCCACCACCGTGACGTCCACCGCGTCCCCCGACGAGACAGGCGGGTTGTCCCAGATGCAGGTGATCGTTTCGCACTGTCCGGGGAGCAGAATGGCGGCGGTCTCCGTGAGGCACACGAGCTCCGCGCTCGCGTAGAACGCCACCGGCGCTCCGGAGCCCAGCGGTTGCGTGCCGCGGTTGCACACCTCGGCCTCCAGCGCCGCGTTGTCGTCCGCGTCGCAGGAGAACGAGCCCCCCTGCGCGGTCATGTCGGGAGAGGAGAAGGCCGCGGCGTCCCCCTGGACGTTCTGCCTGAAGTGGTTCATGTCGTCCACCAACCAGTTCTGATCCCAGCCGGAGGTCGACAGCACCGTCCCGTTCTCCTCTATGTGCGTCACCGAGTACGCGTGCTGGCTCCAGATGGTGCGAGAGCCGACCCACCGATCCGCCACGTCGGAATAGACCCTGATTCCGTTGTACGCCCCGAGCCACTCGGCGCGGCAGGTGTCACCAGTGCCCGGTGTTCCCGTGGGTGGCGTGGCGCAGACGAAGCCGGTCCCCGAGCCGCCGCAATCCGCGTCCGAAGCGCAGCGGCAGTAACTCGTGTCGCAGTTGCCGCTGATGCAGTCGACGTCGGAGTCGCAGCGCAGCCCCTTGAACAGCGGATCCATGGGGTTCCCCCAGGGGCTCACGGGGTACGTCAGGCTGCCCGCGGTGGTGGGCGTGATATCGCAGTTCTCGTTGGAGGGCACGATCAGCTCCGCGTTGAAGTCGCCGTCCACGTCCGCGACGATGGGGTTCTCGTTCCAGGTGCACGACGAATGGTACTGGCTGAAGACCACCTCGCCGGACTGCCCGTCATAGACGCGCGTGAACACCTCGTCCGCGTAGATGACCTCGACGCGCCCGTCGCCTTCGAAATCGAACAGGGACGAACCCGTCCTGTTCGAGGAATGATCCTGCGAAGGTTGCCACCACAACATGCCGTCGGTTCTGAGAGAGCCGCAGTAGATCATGTCCGGCAGTCCCTCGCAGTCGGGGTCGAAGACGGCGATGGAGTCCGATCCGGAGCACGACACCTCCGCCAGCCCGTCGCCGTCGAAGTCGCCTACCGTGGGCGGGCCGCCGCCCTGCCCCGAGGGCATGTCCAAAGGTCCGAAGATCAACCGGCCGTCCATGGTCGTGATCCTCACCGTGGGCGCCGTGACCACCACGATCTCCGCGATCCCGTCGAGCGTCATGCGGTCGTCCAGGTCCGGATCGTCGCCGTACGTACCGAAGTCCGCGATCGCGATGTATCCCTGCGTGCCCCCGCTCCACACCTCCTGCCAGGTCAGGCCGGAGTTGTCGAAACGGTAGAGCTCCGCACCGGTGGCCAGCTCCACCGAGGGATCGCCGAAGGTGTCGAGGGTGCCGTCCAGGTCGCCCACCACCGGGTACCCGGCGCCGGAGTACATGTGTCCCGAGAGGCCGAGCGCGTCGTCCAGCACGTTGCAGTCGGCGTCGTAGGTGATGCCGCCGGTCATGATCTCGGGGGAGCCGTCGTTGTCCAGATCGAATACCGACGGCGCGGACCAACCGCTGGCTTGCGCCGCGAAGATCAGCGATCCCTGGCAGTGGAAATCGAAGGCGTCCAGGATTTCGTCGTACGAGAACGCCACGACTCCGCCGTAGCCCGTGTGGGCGATGATCTCCGCTCGCCCGTCCAGATCCAGATCGGCGATCGCCGGCGAGTTGCACCCGTTCAGCTGGCTGCCCACGTTGTACTGAAGCTCGCAGGTGCTGCCGTCCAACACCCGGATCACCCCGTGAGCGCCGGCGTAGAAGCCCGAAGATCCGTCGTCGCCGTTGTAGGTCATCACGACGATGGAGGGGCGTATGGTGCTCGGGTCATCGTCAAAATCGAAGTCCACCACCATGGGGGTGCTGAGGACTCTGACGTGATCCGGGTAGGGATCCGAAACCGGCGGCGCCGAGAACTCGCACTGAATCCCCGGCTGGAACAGGCCCGCGATGGACGTCTGGGTGCAATCCGTGTCGAACTCGCCGTCGTCCCACGGAACGCAAACATCGCCGTCGCAGTAGCTGTCTTCCTGGCAGTCTTGGTCGTCGACGCATTCGCCCTGCTCGGGGATGCACTCGTCCTCGTAGCAGATCTCGTCGTCCTCGCAGCAGACGCCTCCGCACAGCTCTTCGGGGCATTCGTCGGTGTCCGTGTCCGAGTCGGCATCGGTGTCCGAGTCGGTGTCCGAGTCCGAGTCGGAGTCCGAGTCGGAGTCCGAGTCGCCGTCCGTTCCGCCGTCCGAGTCCGTGGACGGCGCGCTTCCTCCGCCGGCACAGGCCGAGAGACACAGCCCCGAAACGATCAGGATCCATCTCATTGAAAACCCTCCTGGCTCAAATCGGGCCCTATGGTCCCGGCAACAATCGATAACGCACCGATGACCCCGAGTCGTCCGGAGCGGCTTCGCTGGTGTCTTCCCATGCCGCGAAGAACCACCCTTCCACGCTGCAGATCTCCGGTGCGAGCTGAGCTCCCATGAACGTCGTGTTGATCTGGAAATCGTCGCCCAGTGAGGTCAGATCGGTGGCGACGGGGTCGGCATCGGCTGAAAACACGCGGCCCCTGATTCCGGAGCCGGATCCGTCGGCGGAGCTCCAGTCTTGCCAGGCCACCGCGAACCTCCCGTCCGGCATGGAGGTCGGGACGGGAAGCTGCTGGCCCTCCGACATGGTGGTGTTCACCTGGAAGTCCCCGTCGGACGATGTCAGGGCGTTCGGCCTTCCGGCGCCCTCCTCGTCCAGCAGGCGGGCCCTGATCCCGTAGTAGTGCACGTCGTCGGTCAAGCTGAGATCCGTCCAGACCACGACCGCGCCGAGGTCCGGTTGAACGGCTATCCTCGGCGTCGCCTGCATTCCGGTCGTGGTGGTGTTGACGAGAAAGTCGGCTCCCGGTCCGACGACGCCGCCGTCTCCGTCAAGGAGCGCTCCGACGATGCCGTAGCTGTC
This window of the Pseudomonadota bacterium genome carries:
- a CDS encoding VCBS repeat-containing protein, whose product is MRWILIVSGLCLSACAGGGSAPSTDSDGGTDGDSDSDSDSDSDSDTDSDTDADSDTDTDECPEELCGGVCCEDDEICYEDECIPEQGECVDDQDCQEDSYCDGDVCVPWDDGEFDTDCTQTSIAGLFQPGIQCEFSAPPVSDPYPDHVRVLSTPMVVDFDFDDDPSTIRPSIVVMTYNGDDGSSGFYAGAHGVIRVLDGSTCELQYNVGSQLNGCNSPAIADLDLDGRAEIIAHTGYGGVVAFSYDEILDAFDFHCQGSLIFAAQASGWSAPSVFDLDNDGSPEIMTGGITYDADCNVLDDALGLSGHMYSGAGYPVVGDLDGTLDTFGDPSVELATGAELYRFDNSGLTWQEVWSGGTQGYIAIADFGTYGDDPDLDDRMTLDGIAEIVVVTAPTVRITTMDGRLIFGPLDMPSGQGGGPPTVGDFDGDGLAEVSCSGSDSIAVFDPDCEGLPDMIYCGSLRTDGMLWWQPSQDHSSNRTGSSLFDFEGDGRVEVIYADEVFTRVYDGQSGEVVFSQYHSSCTWNENPIVADVDGDFNAELIVPSNENCDITPTTAGSLTYPVSPWGNPMDPLFKGLRCDSDVDCISGNCDTSYCRCASDADCGGSGTGFVCATPPTGTPGTGDTCRAEWLGAYNGIRVYSDVADRWVGSRTIWSQHAYSVTHIEENGTVLSTSGWDQNWLVDDMNHFRQNVQGDAAAFSSPDMTAQGGSFSCDADDNAALEAEVCNRGTQPLGSGAPVAFYASAELVCLTETAAILLPGQCETITCIWDNPPVSSGDAVDVTVVADDDGTGSGENTECVEGNNSATISGVYCVPGPE